Below is a window of Paraburkholderia kururiensis DNA.
CAAACCAGCTGCGCACGGTGTCGTAGGCGTAGCGCGTGAGCCCATCGTGACGCGCGCGCGGCGCGAGCAGATGAACGGAAAGCGGTTCGGCCCAGCCCCAGAAGTCGGCACGCAGCGCAGCGGGAAAGTCCACGTCGTCGAACGCGTGCCACAACTGCACGAGCCACAACTCGCGTCCCTCTTCGTCGAGCAATAGCGGCAAGCCCGCGCCCGCCTGCAGGTGCGCATGACGCTGGCTGTAGTAGAGCGGCCCGCCGCACGCCTCCACGACGTAGTCGGCCACGCGCTCCGTCACGCAGTCGAAGCAGTCGCCCGCGTGAATGAAGAGCGGAGTCGTTCTGAGGCGGTGCATGTGCTGCCGCACGAGTTCGCGCAAACCCGCTTCCTCGCAGATGGCGAGCAGACGATGCGGCGGCGCCGGCATCGGCGGACAGATGGCATGCCCGCCGTGCAATACGGGATCGCGCGACGATTGCGCAACCGGCCAGCGCAAGGTCCGGTAGCAGGCGCGCGTACACGGTGTCCAGCGCGCACGCGGCGTGGCCGCAGAAGTGGGTTCCATGAGCGTGTGTCGGAGGTCTTGTCCAGTTTGTCGGCTATATATCGCGATACATAACGATGCCCATGCCAAAGCAAGTACTACGCCGGAATCGCATGTGCGCTACTCGGGCCCGAAGCAGTGCGCGTAGTCCGTGCACACGCCGCAACTGGGCGCCTTGCAGACGAAGAGCCCCTCGCGTTCGCACAGCTGCTTGTAGAAGAACTTCTTCCACTTCATGTCGTGGACGTTTTTTGCGGCGAGCCGCGGATACCAGTACCCGAGCAGCGCCGAAAGCTCGCGCCGCGACGGCAATCGCAGGTCCTGCCAGAGATGATTCGCGCCCAGGCACGCGCACGCCAGCGCATGTCCCACACAGGTGGCTTCTTCGCATGTGCCCGCGCGCGCATCGACGTGATCGGCGAACAGCATGACGAGGTCTTCCACTTCGTCGTAGCGCGAGCCGTGTTGCGCCGTTGAAGCGGACGCCGAGGTCCACGCAGGCGCAAGCGCGGCCTCTACACCGGGAAACCAGCGGTCGAGCAGCCATTGCGTCTGCTGCACGTCGAGCCCGCGAATGGGCAGCACGTGCACGCCGTCCTGTTCGAATGCGGACGCGAGCACACCGGCCAGCGCGAGCACCGTCGGATTGTCGGTGCTCACCGCGTGACGCATCAGGGTGGCGTGGAAGTCCATGACGCAATGTATTCAGATCTGCGCGGCCACGTGCGTATAGCACTTCTTCGGGCAGATCTTCGCGCACGCCGTGCAACCGATGCACAGCTCGCGATGCGCGATGGTCATCACCTTCTTTTCGTACTCGTCGTCTTCGTCGTCGCCGTCCAGACGAATGTGCGCGCCTTCGTCGTCGAGCCCCACGAGTTCGAGCACGCCACGCGGGCACACGCGAAAGCACCGGCCGCAGCCGATGCATTTTTCCTCGTCGAGCGTCGACACGAAGGTCGGCGTCCAGGTCTCGCCGCTCGGCAATGTCACGCTGAAGGTGTCGCTCATGATCGCCTCTAAGGGTGGTCTGGCCGTGGTTCTGGCAGGCTCACGCCGAAGCCGCGGCTGCGGCCTTGCGTGCGTCCATGAGCGCCGCGTGCGCATCGTGGCAACGCTGCGCGACGACGAGAATCTGTTCCCAGTTCGTCGGCAATTCCTCGGACAGATCGTGCAGATCCATCTTGGCCTGCGTGGCCTGCGCGTTGAGTTTCTTCAGACGCGCCTTCAGTTCGTCGGCATCGCTCATCGTGCTCTCCCCTTTCACGCGCCGTATTGCGCGACTGCCGGATACGTGCGGATCATCTCGACGGCCTCGCCGAGAAACTTGCCGCCCGCCTCGGCCAGCTTCGCGAGCGACGGAAAGCCGAAGCGATGCACGTCGCGCAGCTGCTTGTTGACCACCACGAGCCGCCCCGCAATCAGCACCATGCGGCCGAATCCTTCGTGGCTCATCTTCATCATGGGCGACACCATTTGCCCGGTTTCGCGTTCGATGGCCACTGCAATCGCGTTGTAGAACAGCTCCAGATGCCAGAGCGTTTCCGGGTCGGGGTCGCCCATGATCGGAATGGCACGGCGCTCTTCGGGCGTCAGGATGTACGGCTTCAGCAATTGCAGATCGCTCTTGCCTTCCCACGTGCCGTGCGTGTCCTGCGCGCGCAACTGGCGGATAAGCTGCTGCACGAACGGCGTGGCGAGCAGCGACGCGTCGCCTTCCGTGTCCGCGTGCGTGTTGTCGGTGACGGCTTCAGCCATGAGATACCTCGTCGTCCTCTTCGAAATCGTATGAACGTGCCCCGTCTTTCGCGAGCGCCTTGCGCAGCCATGGCGGCGGCGTGCCTTTCAGTACGTCGCGCAGCTTCACCAGGATGCCTTCGATGGGCTCCGGCTGCGGCACCTTGATGGGATGAATCTTCAGCGCGACCACACGCGCCGCACCGGACCCGCCAATCGCGGCGACATACAGAATCGCGCAGTCCTTGACCGCTTCCAGCTTGGGCGCGAGTTTGTCTTCGTCGCCGTCTTCTTCCAGCTTGCCGCCGAAGTCGAACGTTTCGACGAACGTGTGGCCCTCCGCCGTCACGTCGTAGGTAACGATGCTTTTGGCCCAGCCGAAGTGCGCATCGACATGCACCTTGTCCTGGGTCGCGAATGCGATTTTCATGGGTAGGCTCCTCGTGACGTTGGGTTCACGCGCCGGCCGCAACGACCGGAATCTTCACTTCACGCGCGGGGTCGCGCGCGGCCAGGTCCACCGACGCCTGCGGCAACGGCCAGTCGCCGGGGTGGTGATGCGCAATCTGTTCGATCATGAGATTCGCGACTTCGAAAATCAGGTTCATCGTGCCGCGATAGCCCACCTGGCAGCGGTGCGCGTTGCCCACGCGGTCGAACACCGGAAAGCCCACGCGCATGAGCGGTTTGCCGAGCCGCTCCGCCATTTGCCGCCCATGCGAGTGCGTGATGAGCAGATCGCAATCGCTCGATGCACGCTCCATGTCTTCCAGATCGCCCAGCACCACTTCGTTTGCAGGCAACCGTTCGTGCGCAGGCGACGCCGTGGTGCTGATGCAGACGGCAAGCTCCGCGCCCATCTCGTGCAGCAGCGCGCCGAGCGCGAGCAGCAAGTCCGGCTCCGCGCCGATCGCGACTTTGATGCCGCCGGTATAGAAGTGACCATCGAGCATCGCGTCGAGCAACTGGCTGCGCTGCCTGCGGTATTTCGCGGGCACGGGCCGCCCCGAAAGTTGCGCGAGGCGCTGAAGCAGGCGATCGTTGGGTTCGAGCCCGGTCAGCCGCTCGAATATTTCGAACGGCGTGCCGGCTATGTCGTGCAATGCCTGCGCACCGTCGCGCGTTTGCTCGCCCACGCCGATCGTGAACGCCGACGCGCCCGCCGCACGAATCTGTTCCAGCGTCGTGCCGCCCAGCGTGGTGCCGCGCCAGTCGGGCGCAATGTGGCCATCGAGCGAGCCCGAGAGATCGGGCAGCACGATGACGTCGAGCCCGAATGCATGGACGATCTCGCGCACTTCGTCGATATCGGCCGGTGAAAGATGACTGCCGGGCAACAACGTGACTTGCCTCGCCACGGCAGGCAGCGGCTTGACCAGCGCCTTCACGATGGCGGCCACGGCGTGACGGTAGCCGTCTTCGAAGCCGCCCACATAGTCCGGCGTGGAGACGTAGACGAGTTCCGTGTCGTCCAGTTCGGGCTTGCGCTTGCGCACCGTCGTGAGATAGCCCTCCACGTCGTCGCCCTTCGTTTCGGTGAGACCCGTCGAGCAGATGGCGATGATCTTCGGGGCCGCGCGCTTGCGGATGTTGAGCAGCGCCGTCTCCACGTTTTCGTAGCCGCCCAGAATCGTGGTGACTTCGTTCATTGCCGTGGTCTGTAGCGGAATGGCTTCCTTGAAGTGCCGCACCAGCAGCACCAGACCGAACGACGTGCAGCCCTGCGAGCCGTGCATTACGGGCATGCACGCGTCGAGCCCCATGAACGCATAGCTCGCGCCGAGCGGCTGGCTCATCTTGAGCGGATTCACAGCGCAGGCTTTTTTCGATTCGACTACGACGGCCATGATCTACGCTCCCTTGCGCTCGCTTGCATTCAGGCCGGCACGCCGGGCTCGAGACCCATCGCCCATGCACGCACGCCGGGAAAGACTGCCGGCTCCACGGCCGCAACAGGCGCGCGCACCGCGTCCAGCGTCTCGCCGTCGTCGCCCCACGGCGCCGGAATGCGCACCTGCTGCCACACGGGGTTGTGAATCGCCCGGTCGATCTCGTGCACGAGTTCCACCATCCCCTCATATGCGCCGTACGGGTGATGCCGCTCCTGGTTGATGTCGAGCCACGGCATGCGCGCCTTCAGCGCGACGAACTGCGAGCGCCCGCCCGACAGCATGATGTCGGCCTTCGCATCGCGCAGCATGGTGTACATCTCGCGCGGCGTCATGTCGTCGATCATGTGGGCGTCGTCGCCCATGATCTGCTTGATCTTCTCCTTGTCCTCTTTCGTGCTCTTCTTGATGCTCGTGCCCACAATCTCCAGTCCCGCTTCCTGCAACGCGGCGACCACCGACCACGACTTCACGCCGCCGGTAATGAGCAGCACGCGTTTGCCCTGCAACCGCTCGCGATAACGCGCAATACGTGCCCAGGCCCGCGCCTCTTCCGCTGCGATCAGGCGTTCCGTGCGTTCGAGCAGGTCTTCCGGCGCGCCCTGCTGCACCAGCAGCTTCGCGATCTGCCGCAACGTATCGCTCATGTCGCCGATGCCGTAAAACGAGCCCTCGAAATACGGTATGCCGTAGCGCTGCTGCATCTTCGTCGCGATGTTGATCATCGACTTCGAGCAGACCATCATGTTGACCTTCGCGCGATGCGAGCCGGCAATCTCGTTGTAGCGCCCGTCGCCCGAGATGCACGAGAGAATGCGAATGCCCAGCGCGTCGAGCAGCGGCCTGGTCTGCCACAGTTCGCCCGAGAGGTTGTATTCGCCGATGATGTTGATGTCGTACGGCGTCGTGTATTCCGGCTCGCGTGTGCCGATCACGTAATCCAGCAGCGCCTCGCCCCCCAGCTTGTTGCCCAGGTTCTTCGGCCCCGCGAAGCCCGGTGAATTGACGGGAATGACGGGCTTGCCGAACTTCTCGGACGCCCGCTTGCACACCGCTTCGATGTCGTCGCCAATCAGCGCCGTCACGCAGGTCTGATAGACGAACACGGCAGGCGGATCGTATTTCTCGATGATCTCGCGCACGCTTCTGAAGAGCCGCTTCTCGCCGCCGTAGACCACGTCGAGTTCGTTGATGTCTGTCGTGAAGCCCGTGCGATAGAGCGTGGACCCCGACGATGCCGCATGGCGGTTGTCCCACGAATTGCCTTCGCAGGCGATGGGGCCATGCACGAGATGCGCGACGTCCACCACGGGCTGCAATGCGATCTTCGCGCCGTCGAACGCGCAACCGCCCGCGGCCGCGCCAGGCGAAAGTTGCTTCGTGCAGCCCTTCTTGCGCTCCTTTTCGCTTTTGCCCTGGTTCTTGTCGCAACCGGGCTCGTCGAAGACTTCGGCGATCTTGGCCTTGAGCGAAGCGGACATGACGGGCTCCTGACGATGTGGGGTCGATCGAAACTGGCAAGTTCCGTACCACGGGTTGACTGCCAGCAACGCGCGCTACGGCCGTGCTTGCGGCGCGCGAAGTGCGCGCCGATTGTCGTCATCGAAACGCGGATTGGCGGGATTGAAGGAATTGCGACATGAGGCGACTACTCCGCCCCCTCTGCCGCGCTCTTCGCCCACACCGCGACGCGAATGCGCTGCGTAATGCCGGCCGGGCTCGCGTCGAACTCGCGTTGCGAGGCGGCCATCGCGCCCTGCGCAATGGCCGCTTCGGCATGGTTCAACGGCAACCGTCCCGCCACGTGCGTAGCGTCCGGCACGTTGCGCGCAATCGCCTGCCGGTTCGGATGCTCGAGAACGGGCACCAGATGGTCGGCTTCGCGCACGCCCGCGAGGCAGACCCAGCCGTCGACCACCTCGACCTTGCGGCCGTCCAGCGTGACCTTGACGAGTACCGGGTCTGCCATGGCCGCCCCCTTCAGCGAATGATGTCGTAGCTGTAGTCGGTCTTCGCGGGCACGATGGTGTTCGCATCGAGCGTCTCGAAGAACTCGTCCAGCAGCATCACGAGCACGCGCAGCGCGCCGTCGTAGCCCCACGTCGGATAGCGGTGGTAGTGATGGCGATCGAAGATCGGAAACACCATGCGGATGAGCGGCGTCTTCGTATCGCGCTCCAGATACTTGCCGTAGGTGTTGCCGATCAGGAAGTCCACCGGTTCCGTGTACAGCAGCGAACGCATGTGCCACAGGTCGCGCTTCGGGTACACCTTGCAGCCTGCGCCGTAAGGCGAGGCATCGAAGAGCGCCTGCACTTTCGCGGCCCAGTCGTCGTTGCCGTTGGTCGCCAGCACGTGCGCCGGTTCGGCGCCCAGTTCCAGCAGGAACTGCGTGTAGCCGAGCATCTGGTCCGGGTCGCCGTACAGCGCGAAACGCTTGCCGTGCAGGTGCGCCTGGCTGTCGGCCATCGCATCCACCAGTTGGCCGCGCTCCTTTTCGAGCTGTGCGGGAATGGGCTTGCCCGTCACGCGCGAAATTTCCATCAGGAAGCGGTCCGTGCCCGCCACGCCAACAGGCGCGTTCAGCACCACGACTTCCTGGCCGTGTTCCGCGATGAACTTCGTGGTCTTCTCGCAGCAGTATTCCTGGAACACGAAGGTAGCCTTCGCGTGCAGCGCGCGCTCCACTTCTTCCTTCGTGGTGCCGCCTTCGTACATGCGGAACTCGCCGTCGGTGGGCGTATTCCACGTGTCGGACGGGTCGCAGATCACGTTCACCGTCACACCGAACAGATCGAAGATGCGGCGAATTTCCTTCATGTTGCCCACGACGAAGCCGTCGAAGCCGCCGATGAAGTTCACGCTCTCGTCGGGCACGCGCACGAGCGGCGCGGTGGTCCCTGCCTTGCCGTCCCAGAAGTGCTTGAGGATGCCGAGCAGCGCGTTGTCGTAGCCCGTCACGTGGCTGCCCACGAAGGCCGGCGTGTGCGCGAACGGCACGTCGTAGTCTTCCGGCACGCTGCCCTTCTGCTTGCTGTTCTTGATGAACGCGTCGAGGTCGTCGCCGATCACCTCCGCCATGCACGTGGTCGACACGGCGATCATCTCGGGCTTGTAGAGGTTGTACGCGTTCGCGAGGCCGTCGATCATGTTGTTGAGGCCGCCGAACACCGCCGCGTCTTCGGTCATCGAAGAACTCACGCACGACGTGGGTTCCTTGAAGTGACGCGAGAAGTGCGAGCGGTAGTACGCCACGCAGCCCTGCGAGCCGTGCACGAACGACAGCGTCTTGTGAAAGCCGTTCGCCACGTACACGGCGCCGAGCGGCTGGCACGCCTTGGCGGGGTTCACCGTGAGCGAATCGCGGGCGAAGTTCTTCTGTTTGTAGTCTTCGGTCTTGGTCCATTCGACGATCTGCTTGACCGTCTCGTCGGGATGGTTGAACTCGAAGTTCTCTTTCTTGGTCCGGAAGATTTCCTGATACTCCGGCTCGCGGAACAGCAGCTCGTGATCGAGAATCCTGTCGGCGGATTGGGGCATGACGTCACTCCTGAATCGGTATCGATGAGGTCGGCGACCGAAGCGGCGGCCTCGCCGGCCGCCGACCGCTTGCGCCTGAAAACTGCTGTTTTATGCCGCGTTTTTCCAGGGCGCCTTCGCAAGACCCCATACGGGGCTCGAAATCGCCATGTCCATGTCGCGCGCGAAGATCGCGAAACCGTCGTAGCCGTGGTACGGGCCCGAGTAGTCCCAGCTGTGCATCTGGCGGAACGGCACGCCCATCTTCTGGAACACGTACTTTTCCTTGATGCCCGAGCCCACCAGGTCCGGCTGCACCTGCTCGACGAACTTCTCGAACTCGTAGCCCGTCACGTCGTCGTAAATCAGCGTGCCGTCTTTCACGTAGTGCGTGGTGCGCTGATAGTCGTCGTTGTGGCCGAACTCATAACCGGTGCCCACCACGTCCATGCCGAGGTCTTCATACGCGCCGATCACGTGGCGCGGACGCAGCCCGCCCACGAACAGCATCACCTTCTTGCCCTGCAGGCGCGGCTTGAACTTCGCGATCACGGCGTCCACGAGCGGGCGGTACTTCGCGATCACGCGTTCCGCGTTGGCCTTGATGGTGTCGTCGAAGTGGCTCGCAATCTCGCGCAGGCTCTTCTCGATCATCGAAGGCCCGAAGAAGTTGTATTCCACCCAGGGAATGCCGTACTTCTCTTCCATGTGCCGGCTGATGTAGTTCATCGACCGGTAGCAGTGCAGCACGTTGAGCTTGGCCTTCGGCGTGTTCTCCAGTTCCGCGATGGAGCCGTCGCCCGACCACTGCGCGATCACGCGCAGGCCGATTTCTTCCAGCAGGATGCGGCTCGACCACGCATCGCCGCCAATGTTGTAGTCGCCGATGATCGCCACGTCGTACGGCGTGGATTCGAACTCGGGGCGCTTCGCGCCGTCGGTCTTGTCGAACACCCAGTCGCGAATGGCGTCGTTCGCCAGATGGTGGCCGAGCGACTGGCTCACGCCGCGAAAACCTTCGCAGCGCACGGGCACGATGGTGTGGCCCTCGTACTGCTTGCTCTTCTTCTTTGACACGGCCTCGATGTCGTCGCCGATGAGCCCGATCGGACATTCGCTCTGGATCGAGATGCCCTTGTTGAGCGGGAACAGCTCCTGAATTTCGTCGATGATCTTGTCGAGCTTCTTGTCGCCGCCGAACACGATGTCCTTCTCCTGGAAGTCGGACGTGAACTGCATGGTGACAAACGTATCGATGCCCGTGGTGCCGATGTAGTAGTTGCGGCGCGCGGCCCACGAGTACTGCCCGCAGCCCACGGGGCCGTGGCTGATGTGGATCATGTCCTTGATCGGCCCCCACACCACGCCCTTCGACCCCGCATAGGCGCAGCCGCGAATCGTCATCACGCCGGGCAGCGACTTGATGTTGGACTTCACGCCACAGTCGGGCTTGCCCTCTTCGAAGGTTCCCAAATGCTTGGCGCGCCGCTTGGCCATTTTCTCGGGATAGGCCTTTAGCACTTCGTCGATCAGGGCCTTGTTCGCGGCCTTGCGCTCTTCAACCGTGGCGGTCATGGAATGCTCCAGATGTGAGGATTGTGCGTCGCTGCGTGACGGCCCGCGCGCCGCATGCAACGCGCGGGCGGCCACCGCTTCCCGTTCAGGCGACCAGTTCGTCGGCTGTCTTGCCGACCTGCGATTCGTCGATCGCCTTCATGATGCCGTGCTCCATCAGCAGATCTTCGAGCTGATCCATCGTGATGGGCGTCGGGATCGTGCCGTTGCCGGCGTTGTTGTGAATCTTGCTCGCGAGCTGGCGATACTCGTTCGCCTGGTTCGAATCCGGCGCGAACTCGATCACCGTCATGCGGCGCAGTTCCGCGTGCTGCACGATGTTGTCGCGCGGCACGAAGTGAATGAGCCGCGAACCCAGCATGCCCGCGAGCGCTTCGGCCAGTTCCAGTTCCTTGTCGGTCTGGCGCTCGTTGCAGACGAGGCCGCCCAGGCGCACGCCGCCGCTGTTCGCATACTTGAGAATGCCCTTCGAGATGTTGTTGGCCGCATACATGGCCATCATCTCGCCCGACATCACGATGTAGATTTCCTGCGCCTTGTTCTCGCGAATGGGCATGGCGAAGCCGCCGCACACCACGTCGCCCAGCACGTCGTACGAGACGTAGTCCACGCCGTCGTACGCGCCGTTCTCTTCGAGGAAGTTGATCGACGTAATCACGCCGCGACCTGCGCAGCCCACGCCCGGCTCCGGACCGCCCGATTCCACGCAGCGAATGTCCTTGTAGCCGATCTTCATCACGTCATCGAGTTCGAGGTCTTCCACCGAACCCGCTTCCGCGGCGAGCGACAGGATGGTGTCCTGCGCCTTCGCGTGCAGGATCAGACGCGTCGAGTCGGCCTTCGGGTCGCAGCCGACGATGAGGATCTTCTGGCCGAGGTCGGTGAGCGCCGCGAGCGTGTTCTGCGACGTGGTGGATTTGCCGATGCCACCTTTGCCATAAAAGGCGATTTGCCGAAGTTGAGACATTCACGTTCTCCAGTTCAGGAATAGGTTGAAACGAGGGGTGCGTACCAAAGCGAAAAGCAGAGCTGCAAAGCAGACTGCAAAGCCGCGACCAGGTCCTCAGCCGGTGGTGTCCGTATGGTCTTCTTCTCTCGATTCACGCATGGGCCGGAGTGTGTCCGCGGACGGCTCCAGTGCAGCTTCCGTGCCATCTTTCGCGCGAGCGGTCGAAAAACGCCGGAACCCCCGCAATAGCGGGGCTTCGCGTCCGGTCTGCGCATTCGCG
It encodes the following:
- a CDS encoding oxygen-binding protein, whose product is MEPTSAATPRARWTPCTRACYRTLRWPVAQSSRDPVLHGGHAICPPMPAPPHRLLAICEEAGLRELVRQHMHRLRTTPLFIHAGDCFDCVTERVADYVVEACGGPLYYSQRHAHLQAGAGLPLLLDEEGRELWLVQLWHAFDDVDFPAALRADFWGWAEPLSVHLLAPRARHDGLTRYAYDTVRSWFAAPARDLNR
- a CDS encoding nitrogen fixation protein NifQ, which produces MDFHATLMRHAVSTDNPTVLALAGVLASAFEQDGVHVLPIRGLDVQQTQWLLDRWFPGVEAALAPAWTSASASTAQHGSRYDEVEDLVMLFADHVDARAGTCEEATCVGHALACACLGANHLWQDLRLPSRRELSALLGYWYPRLAAKNVHDMKWKKFFYKQLCEREGLFVCKAPSCGVCTDYAHCFGPE
- the fdxB gene encoding ferredoxin III, nif-specific, with translation MSDTFSVTLPSGETWTPTFVSTLDEEKCIGCGRCFRVCPRGVLELVGLDDEGAHIRLDGDDEDDEYEKKVMTIAHRELCIGCTACAKICPKKCYTHVAAQI
- a CDS encoding CCE_0567 family metalloprotein: MSDADELKARLKKLNAQATQAKMDLHDLSEELPTNWEQILVVAQRCHDAHAALMDARKAAAAASA
- a CDS encoding NifX-associated nitrogen fixation protein, which encodes MAEAVTDNTHADTEGDASLLATPFVQQLIRQLRAQDTHGTWEGKSDLQLLKPYILTPEERRAIPIMGDPDPETLWHLELFYNAIAVAIERETGQMVSPMMKMSHEGFGRMVLIAGRLVVVNKQLRDVHRFGFPSLAKLAEAGGKFLGEAVEMIRTYPAVAQYGA
- the nifX gene encoding nitrogen fixation protein NifX — translated: MKIAFATQDKVHVDAHFGWAKSIVTYDVTAEGHTFVETFDFGGKLEEDGDEDKLAPKLEAVKDCAILYVAAIGGSGAARVVALKIHPIKVPQPEPIEGILVKLRDVLKGTPPPWLRKALAKDGARSYDFEEDDEVSHG
- the nifN gene encoding nitrogenase iron-molybdenum cofactor biosynthesis protein NifN, with product MAVVVESKKACAVNPLKMSQPLGASYAFMGLDACMPVMHGSQGCTSFGLVLLVRHFKEAIPLQTTAMNEVTTILGGYENVETALLNIRKRAAPKIIAICSTGLTETKGDDVEGYLTTVRKRKPELDDTELVYVSTPDYVGGFEDGYRHAVAAIVKALVKPLPAVARQVTLLPGSHLSPADIDEVREIVHAFGLDVIVLPDLSGSLDGHIAPDWRGTTLGGTTLEQIRAAGASAFTIGVGEQTRDGAQALHDIAGTPFEIFERLTGLEPNDRLLQRLAQLSGRPVPAKYRRQRSQLLDAMLDGHFYTGGIKVAIGAEPDLLLALGALLHEMGAELAVCISTTASPAHERLPANEVVLGDLEDMERASSDCDLLITHSHGRQMAERLGKPLMRVGFPVFDRVGNAHRCQVGYRGTMNLIFEVANLMIEQIAHHHPGDWPLPQASVDLAARDPAREVKIPVVAAGA
- the nifE gene encoding nitrogenase iron-molybdenum cofactor biosynthesis protein NifE — encoded protein: MSASLKAKIAEVFDEPGCDKNQGKSEKERKKGCTKQLSPGAAAGGCAFDGAKIALQPVVDVAHLVHGPIACEGNSWDNRHAASSGSTLYRTGFTTDINELDVVYGGEKRLFRSVREIIEKYDPPAVFVYQTCVTALIGDDIEAVCKRASEKFGKPVIPVNSPGFAGPKNLGNKLGGEALLDYVIGTREPEYTTPYDINIIGEYNLSGELWQTRPLLDALGIRILSCISGDGRYNEIAGSHRAKVNMMVCSKSMINIATKMQQRYGIPYFEGSFYGIGDMSDTLRQIAKLLVQQGAPEDLLERTERLIAAEEARAWARIARYRERLQGKRVLLITGGVKSWSVVAALQEAGLEIVGTSIKKSTKEDKEKIKQIMGDDAHMIDDMTPREMYTMLRDAKADIMLSGGRSQFVALKARMPWLDINQERHHPYGAYEGMVELVHEIDRAIHNPVWQQVRIPAPWGDDGETLDAVRAPVAAVEPAVFPGVRAWAMGLEPGVPA
- the nifK gene encoding nitrogenase molybdenum-iron protein subunit beta, whose product is MPQSADRILDHELLFREPEYQEIFRTKKENFEFNHPDETVKQIVEWTKTEDYKQKNFARDSLTVNPAKACQPLGAVYVANGFHKTLSFVHGSQGCVAYYRSHFSRHFKEPTSCVSSSMTEDAAVFGGLNNMIDGLANAYNLYKPEMIAVSTTCMAEVIGDDLDAFIKNSKQKGSVPEDYDVPFAHTPAFVGSHVTGYDNALLGILKHFWDGKAGTTAPLVRVPDESVNFIGGFDGFVVGNMKEIRRIFDLFGVTVNVICDPSDTWNTPTDGEFRMYEGGTTKEEVERALHAKATFVFQEYCCEKTTKFIAEHGQEVVVLNAPVGVAGTDRFLMEISRVTGKPIPAQLEKERGQLVDAMADSQAHLHGKRFALYGDPDQMLGYTQFLLELGAEPAHVLATNGNDDWAAKVQALFDASPYGAGCKVYPKRDLWHMRSLLYTEPVDFLIGNTYGKYLERDTKTPLIRMVFPIFDRHHYHRYPTWGYDGALRVLVMLLDEFFETLDANTIVPAKTDYSYDIIR
- the nifD gene encoding nitrogenase molybdenum-iron protein alpha chain; its protein translation is MTATVEERKAANKALIDEVLKAYPEKMAKRRAKHLGTFEEGKPDCGVKSNIKSLPGVMTIRGCAYAGSKGVVWGPIKDMIHISHGPVGCGQYSWAARRNYYIGTTGIDTFVTMQFTSDFQEKDIVFGGDKKLDKIIDEIQELFPLNKGISIQSECPIGLIGDDIEAVSKKKSKQYEGHTIVPVRCEGFRGVSQSLGHHLANDAIRDWVFDKTDGAKRPEFESTPYDVAIIGDYNIGGDAWSSRILLEEIGLRVIAQWSGDGSIAELENTPKAKLNVLHCYRSMNYISRHMEEKYGIPWVEYNFFGPSMIEKSLREIASHFDDTIKANAERVIAKYRPLVDAVIAKFKPRLQGKKVMLFVGGLRPRHVIGAYEDLGMDVVGTGYEFGHNDDYQRTTHYVKDGTLIYDDVTGYEFEKFVEQVQPDLVGSGIKEKYVFQKMGVPFRQMHSWDYSGPYHGYDGFAIFARDMDMAISSPVWGLAKAPWKNAA
- the nifH gene encoding nitrogenase iron protein encodes the protein MSQLRQIAFYGKGGIGKSTTSQNTLAALTDLGQKILIVGCDPKADSTRLILHAKAQDTILSLAAEAGSVEDLELDDVMKIGYKDIRCVESGGPEPGVGCAGRGVITSINFLEENGAYDGVDYVSYDVLGDVVCGGFAMPIRENKAQEIYIVMSGEMMAMYAANNISKGILKYANSGGVRLGGLVCNERQTDKELELAEALAGMLGSRLIHFVPRDNIVQHAELRRMTVIEFAPDSNQANEYRQLASKIHNNAGNGTIPTPITMDQLEDLLMEHGIMKAIDESQVGKTADELVA